One genomic segment of Canis aureus isolate CA01 chromosome 37, VMU_Caureus_v.1.0, whole genome shotgun sequence includes these proteins:
- the LOC144306857 gene encoding histone H2B type 1-C/E/F/G/I — protein MPEPAKSAPAPKKGSKKAVTKAQKKDGKKRKRSRKESYSVYVYKVLKQVHPDTGISSKAMGIMNSFVNDIFERIAGEASRLAHYNKRSTITSREIQTAVRLLLPGELAKHAVSEGTKAVTKYTSSK, from the coding sequence ATGCCAGAACCCGCCAAGTCCGCGCCGGCCCCGAAGAAGGGCTCCAAGAAGGCGGTGACCAAGGCGCAGAAGAAGGACGGCAAGAAGCGCAAGCGCAGCCGCAAGGAGAGCTACTCGGTGTACGTGTACAAGGTGCTGAAGCAGGTGCACCCCGACACGGGCATCTCGTCCAAGGCCATGGGCATCATGAACTCGTTCGTCAACGACATCTTCGAGCGCATCGCGGGCGAGGCGTCGCGCCTGGCGCATTACAACAAGCGCTCGACCATCACGTCCAGGGAGATCCAGACGGCCGTGCGCCTGCTGCTGCCCGGGGAGCTGGCCAAGCACGCCGTGTCCGAGGGCACCAAGGCCGTCACCAAGTACACCAGCTCCAAGTAA
- the H1-4 gene encoding histone H1.4, with protein MSETAPAAPAAPAPAEKTPVKKKARKSAGAAKRKASGPPVSELITKAVAASKERSGVSLAALKKALAAAGYDVEKNNSRIKLGLKSLVSKGTLVQTKGTGASGSFKLNKKAASGEAKPKAKKAGAAKPKRAAGTAKKPKKAGGAGTPKKSAKKTPKKAKKPAAAAGAKKAKSPKKAKAAKPKKAPKSPAKAKAVKPKAAKPKTAKPKAAKPKKAAAKKK; from the coding sequence ATGTCTGAaaccgcgcccgccgcgcccgccgccccggcccccgcggaGAAGACGCCGGTGAAGAAGAAGGCCCGCAAGTCCGCCGGCGCAGCCAAGCGCAAGGCGTCCGGGCCCCCGGTGTCCGAGCTCATCACCAAGGCCGTGGCCGCGTCCAAGGAGCGCAGCGGCGTGTCCCTGGCCGCGCTCAAGAAGGCGCTGGCGGCCGCCGGCTACGACGTGGAGAAGAACAACAGCCGCATCAAGCTGGGCCTCAAGAGCCTGGTGAGCAAGGGGACCCTGGTGCAGACCAAGGGCACCGGCGCCTCGGGCTCCTTCAAGCTCAACAAGAAGGCGGCCTCCGGGGAGGCCAAGCCCAAGGCCAAGAAGGCGGGCGCGGCCAAGCCCAAGCGGGCGGCGGGGACGGCCAAGAAGCCCAAGAAGGCGGGGGGGGCCGGCACCCCCAAGAAGAGCGCAAAGAAGACCCCCAAGAAGGCCAAGAAGCCCGCCGCGGCCGCAGGAGCCAAAAAGGCCAAAAGCCCCAAGAAGGCGAAAGCGGCCAAGCCCAAGAAGGCGCCTAAGAGCCCTGCGAAGGCCAAAGCTGTGAAACCCAAGGCGGCCAAGCCAAAGACCgccaagcccaaggcagccaAGCCAAAGAAGGCAGCCGCTAAGAAGAAATAA
- the LOC144306398 gene encoding histone H2A type 1-C yields the protein MSGRGKQGGKARAKAKSRSSRAGLQFPVGRVHRLLRKGNYAERVGAGAPVYLAAVLEYLTAEILELAGNAARDNKKTRIIPRHLQLAIRNDEELNKLLGRVTIAQGGVLPNIQAVLLPKKTESHHKAKGK from the coding sequence ATGTCTGGACGTGGCAAGCAGGGTGGCAAGGCTCGGGCCAAAGCGAAGTCTCGTTCCTCTCGTGCTGGGCTGCAGTTTCCCGTTGGCCGCGTCCACCGCCTGCTCCGCAAGGGCAACTACGCGGAGCGGGTCGGGGCGGGCGCGCCGGTGTACCTGGCGGCCGTGCTGGAGTACCTGACGGCCGAGATCCTGGAGCTGGCGGGCAACGCGGCCCGCGACAACAAGAAGACGCGCATCATCCCGCGCCACCTGCAGCTGGCCATCCGCAACGACGAGGAGCTCAACAAGCTGCTGGGCCGCGTGACCATCGCGCAGGGCGGCGTCCTGCCCAACATCCAGGCCGTGCTGCTGCCCAAGAAGACCGAGAGCCACCATAAGGCCAAGGGCAAGTGA